A segment of the Fusarium musae strain F31 chromosome 2, whole genome shotgun sequence genome:
CCGCCGTCATGTCCGTCAGCAAGAACTACAGCACCATCCTCGCCTTTCGCTTTCTCCTCGGCTGCATCGAGTCCGGCTTCTTCCCGGGTGTTTTATACCTCCTAAGTTCGTGGTATACGCGTGCTGAGCTGGGCAAGCGGTTTGCTATTTTCTACGCTGCTGCGGTTCTCTCGGGTGCTTTCGGCGGTCTACTTGCTGGTGGTATCACATCTGGCATGCATGATGCTCATGGCATCACGGGATGGCGCTGGCTCTTTATCATTGAAGGGGTGGCcactgttggtgttggtatcATTGCTTGTTTTGTGCTGCTTGACTATCCTCATAACTCAAAGCGCCTCAGCCCCCAAGAACGTCAACTGGCTCAGATTCGCATCGTTGCTGATGGTCTCGCCTCAACGAGCAGTCTTAGCGGTCGACTCACTCACTGGCAAGCCTTCGTCGCTGCTGTTTCAGATCCCCGAACTTACATCTTCATTGTCCTCTTCATGCTGGATGTCGGCGCAGGAACAATCTCTTACTTCATCCCGACAATCACAAAGACACTCGGTTACGACTCCGTTGAAGCTCAGTACATGACGGTGCCCATCTACGCTGTAGCTACTGTAGTGCTCATCTTTGTCGCCTGGTCCTCAGATCGTCATATCGAACGTCGCTGGCATATTACATCGGCACTCGCCCTCGGTTGCATCGGCAGTGTCGTGTGCGCCGCCGTTCAGAATCCCATCGTGCGATACGTAATGATCTGCTTGGTGGCTTCTGGAATCTGGTCAGCACTTCCTTTGATTCTCTCATGGGCCAGCGCAACTGTGAGCCTGCCCCCAGAGAAGCGCGCCATCGTCCTTGCGCTCGTCAATGCTTTTGGAAATTTCTCTAGTGTCTATGGAAGTCGAATCTGGCCTACGAGGGACTCACCGGCGTATCACATTGGCTTTGGTGTCACTGCTGCGTTCCTAGGAGTGGGTGCAATTCTTGCCTCTGTTTTGCCTCTGCTGTGCAAGATTACCGCTCACAAAGGAACAGCTGCTGAAAGGGCTGTTCTTGCTGGTCTTGAGACTGAGGAACGAAATGGAGCTGGTAGTGAGGCAGCATCTGCCAAGTGATATAGATTTTAGCAGCAGGCTAGAAGATGAACTGTCTAGCAAAATACGTAAGACTTTAGTCAGTGAGGAATTGATATCCACTTTACAAGTGCGTGCTACTCCCCTCGAATATGCTCCTATGAGAGAAATAATGGCTCGGAGTTCCTTGCTTATCTGGTTATGTATTCAAGTACATGGAAGAAGTGCTATGGTTGCTTTGTTTAGGATCAGCGGGTTGAGTTGCAAGGCCATCTTGGAATCGGAAAATAGGAAGGGTTGGGCTACATACTATTTATCTATGACATGATGAACTTCAAGATTGAACCTGGTTGAGATTTGTATTTATGTTAGCTGCCGGATTGTATCACGAAGCGATGGCCTGTCGAGTTGGTGAACAGACGAACTAAAGCAGTACGTTAAATACATGGACGTGGCTGTTCCATATCTCGCGCGTTTATCATGGTAGCCTATCACTAAGC
Coding sequences within it:
- a CDS encoding hypothetical protein (EggNog:ENOG41), which translates into the protein MSDEKEMPKAGEHHEQVGISQELSDALRDYTPGSPEEKKLVRKIDLFLMPILWIMYILNYVDRTNIGNAKIAGMGDDLKLTDEMYAWVLSIFFFGYLICEVPSNMILSRSRPSLFLPGIMIVWGCLSAVMSVSKNYSTILAFRFLLGCIESGFFPGVLYLLSSWYTRAELGKRFAIFYAAAVLSGAFGGLLAGGITSGMHDAHGITGWRWLFIIEGVATVGVGIIACFVLLDYPHNSKRLSPQERQLAQIRIVADGLASTSSLSGRLTHWQAFVAAVSDPRTYIFIVLFMLDVGAGTISYFIPTITKTLGYDSVEAQYMTVPIYAVATVVLIFVAWSSDRHIERRWHITSALALGCIGSVVCAAVQNPIVRYVMICLVASGIWSALPLILSWASATVSLPPEKRAIVLALVNAFGNFSSVYGSRIWPTRDSPAYHIGFGVTAAFLGVGAILASVLPLLCKITAHKGTAAERAVLAGLETEERNGAGSEAASAK